In Nocardia sp. NBC_00403, one DNA window encodes the following:
- a CDS encoding DUF302 domain-containing protein, with the protein MKLALSTTLQTTFDDALARTRQALAEQGFGILTEIDVKATMKTKLDADMENYIILGACNPPLAHRALGADRQIGVLLPCNVVVRTDTSTDGETVVIEAMNPQLMVDVSELSVLQDVADEATDRLHKAIDSLTDR; encoded by the coding sequence ATGAAGCTTGCACTCTCGACGACACTGCAGACCACCTTCGATGACGCGCTCGCGCGTACTCGACAAGCATTGGCCGAACAAGGATTCGGCATCCTCACCGAGATCGACGTGAAGGCGACGATGAAAACCAAGCTCGACGCCGATATGGAGAACTACATCATCCTCGGCGCCTGCAATCCGCCACTGGCACACCGCGCTCTGGGCGCAGACCGGCAGATCGGAGTGCTACTGCCATGCAACGTCGTCGTCCGCACCGACACTTCCACCGACGGCGAGACCGTCGTCATCGAGGCGATGAACCCTCAGCTGATGGTCGACGTGAGCGAGCTGTCTGTGCTGCAGGACGTCGCCGACGAGGCCACGGACAGACTGCACAAGGCCATCGACTCGCTCACCGATCGATAA
- a CDS encoding Tn3 family transposase — protein MTDEGGYGRFGALSRVELERFFYLDDEDRKLIAGRRRDYNRLGFALQVVTARQLGMFLADPLDVSPELVDYLAEQLGIEDSSCVKQYTEREKTKLEHAWEIQREYDLTSYSEVEAELAAWVADQAWVSGDGPKAIFAGAVDWLRNRQALLPGPRTLERLVTDGRHTADQRLWNALTDQLTAGSGSALLGLLDAPEGRRRVSELERLRKGVFRTSSKGMLDALDRLADLIGLGGQSLDVSMVPQRRVIGLATYGLSSKAPALRRLEPRRNRLAVMVATVKVLSGRATDDVLELFDLLMVTNLLSKAERESRDEKLRRYPRVSRHAGKLAAAMKVLLEMTEVEPDLSLEMMWDLIENTATKSELRAAVAVIDELVPVDDAELNEQRLEELAGRLATVRVFLPRLMRTVVFGATADGAAVLAAMNTLGELMTTKSKLPASWLDARQVDHDLIGGGWKRLVYREGRPPETVDRAAYTLCLLEQFHRHLKHRNIFAPHSTRWRDPRAQLLVGQAWERAREAGMNALNLPDDPGALLAEHAAAVDTAYREVATRLDSDGPATVDEDGRLHLAALKAEPDPPSLVDLRRRVEAMLPEVDLPELVLEVMSWVPGFTESFTHASGNGARVADLGLSVAAVLCAHAMNVGFKPVTSPGVDALTRDRLHHVDQNYIRLETLTAANVELVKAQAEIELAQLWGGGLLASVDGMRFVVPVRTIHARPNPKYFGRKRGITWLNMLNDQSAGLAAKVLSGTPRDSLNFIDVVQLQQGGKVPEAIITDTGSYSDIVFGLVHLIGKRYRPQLANLPDQRLWRFDPGADYGPLNQAARGRIDTDKIAAHWEDMCRVAVSINECEVSAHDVTRMISRDGSPTPLGQGIAHYGRIFKTLHILRLADDEPYRREGKVQANLGEGRHDLARRIYHGKKGEMTRTYYEGMEDQLSALGLVLNCTVLWNTFYTNHALEQLRAQGYPVRDDDAQRLSAFIRTHIGIDGHYAFHLPDLGGSHRKLRDPAARDDE, from the coding sequence GTGACCGATGAGGGCGGCTACGGCCGGTTCGGGGCGTTGTCCCGCGTTGAGCTGGAGCGGTTCTTCTACCTCGATGACGAAGACCGCAAGCTGATCGCGGGTCGGCGTCGGGACTACAACCGCCTTGGATTCGCGCTTCAGGTCGTCACGGCCCGTCAGCTCGGCATGTTTCTGGCCGATCCGCTCGACGTATCCCCTGAGCTGGTCGACTACCTCGCCGAGCAGTTGGGTATCGAGGACTCCTCGTGTGTGAAGCAGTACACCGAGCGGGAAAAGACCAAGCTCGAACATGCCTGGGAGATCCAGCGTGAGTACGACCTGACCTCCTACAGCGAGGTCGAGGCCGAGTTGGCGGCGTGGGTCGCCGACCAGGCGTGGGTGAGCGGCGATGGGCCCAAAGCGATATTCGCCGGGGCAGTCGACTGGCTACGCAACCGCCAGGCGCTGCTTCCCGGTCCCCGGACCTTGGAACGTTTGGTCACCGATGGGCGACACACCGCTGATCAGCGGTTGTGGAATGCGCTGACCGATCAACTGACCGCCGGTTCGGGGTCGGCGCTACTGGGGTTGCTGGATGCACCCGAGGGCAGACGCCGTGTCAGCGAGCTGGAACGGCTCCGCAAGGGCGTGTTCCGGACCAGCTCCAAGGGGATGCTCGACGCCTTGGACCGGCTTGCTGACCTCATCGGGCTGGGCGGTCAATCCCTGGATGTGTCGATGGTGCCGCAGCGTCGGGTGATCGGGCTGGCCACCTACGGGTTGTCGAGTAAGGCGCCTGCGTTGCGTCGCCTTGAGCCCCGCCGCAATCGCCTGGCGGTCATGGTCGCCACGGTGAAAGTGCTCTCGGGCAGAGCGACCGATGACGTGCTCGAGTTGTTCGACCTGTTGATGGTCACCAATCTGCTGTCGAAGGCCGAACGTGAGTCGCGTGATGAGAAACTGCGCCGGTATCCGCGGGTCTCGCGTCATGCGGGCAAGCTCGCGGCGGCGATGAAGGTGCTGTTGGAGATGACCGAGGTCGAACCGGACCTCAGCTTGGAGATGATGTGGGATCTGATCGAGAACACCGCGACCAAGAGCGAGCTACGGGCCGCCGTCGCGGTGATCGACGAGCTGGTTCCGGTCGATGACGCCGAACTCAACGAGCAGCGCCTCGAAGAGTTGGCCGGTCGCCTGGCCACAGTCCGGGTGTTCCTGCCCCGGCTGATGCGCACCGTGGTGTTCGGGGCCACCGCGGACGGTGCAGCGGTGCTGGCGGCGATGAATACCTTGGGTGAGCTGATGACGACGAAGTCGAAACTGCCCGCAAGCTGGCTCGATGCCCGCCAGGTCGACCACGACCTCATCGGCGGCGGCTGGAAGCGCCTCGTCTACCGGGAAGGTCGTCCCCCGGAAACGGTCGACCGCGCCGCCTACACGCTGTGCCTGCTCGAGCAGTTCCATCGGCATCTCAAGCACCGCAACATCTTTGCCCCGCATTCGACGCGATGGCGTGACCCGAGAGCCCAACTGCTGGTCGGGCAAGCGTGGGAACGTGCCCGCGAGGCCGGGATGAACGCGTTGAACCTGCCAGATGATCCGGGGGCGTTGCTCGCCGAGCATGCTGCCGCGGTGGACACCGCCTACCGTGAGGTCGCCACGAGATTGGATAGCGACGGCCCGGCGACCGTCGACGAGGACGGTCGACTCCACCTCGCCGCGCTGAAGGCCGAGCCGGACCCGCCGTCGCTGGTCGATCTGCGCCGCCGGGTCGAGGCCATGTTGCCAGAGGTCGACCTGCCCGAGCTGGTCCTGGAAGTCATGTCCTGGGTGCCCGGGTTCACCGAGTCGTTCACCCACGCCTCCGGCAACGGCGCCCGCGTCGCCGATCTCGGATTGTCGGTCGCCGCGGTACTGTGCGCGCACGCGATGAACGTAGGTTTCAAGCCGGTGACCAGCCCCGGTGTGGACGCGCTGACCCGTGACCGTTTGCACCACGTCGACCAGAACTATATCCGTTTGGAGACGTTGACCGCGGCCAACGTGGAGCTGGTCAAGGCCCAGGCCGAGATCGAGTTGGCGCAGCTGTGGGGTGGCGGGCTGCTCGCTTCGGTCGACGGCATGCGGTTCGTGGTTCCGGTCCGCACGATCCACGCGAGACCGAACCCGAAGTACTTCGGCCGTAAACGCGGCATCACCTGGTTGAACATGCTCAACGACCAATCCGCTGGGCTGGCGGCCAAGGTGTTGTCCGGGACGCCGCGCGACTCGCTGAACTTCATCGATGTCGTGCAGCTCCAGCAGGGCGGAAAAGTACCCGAGGCGATCATCACCGACACCGGCTCCTATAGCGACATCGTGTTCGGTCTGGTGCATTTGATCGGCAAGAGGTACAGGCCGCAGTTGGCGAATCTGCCTGATCAGCGGTTGTGGCGGTTCGACCCGGGTGCTGACTACGGACCGCTCAACCAGGCCGCGCGGGGGCGCATCGACACCGACAAGATCGCCGCGCACTGGGAGGACATGTGCCGGGTCGCGGTGTCGATCAACGAGTGTGAGGTCTCCGCTCACGACGTCACACGCATGATCTCTCGCGATGGGAGCCCGACCCCGCTGGGTCAGGGAATCGCGCACTACGGGCGGATCTTCAAAACCCTGCACATCCTGCGTCTGGCCGACGACGAACCGTATCGGCGGGAGGGCAAGGTCCAGGCCAATCTCGGCGAGGGTCGCCACGACCTGGCGCGGCGGATCTACCACGGGAAGAAAGGGGAGATGACCCGCACCTATTACGAAGGTATGGAAGATCAGCTCTCCGCGCTCGGGTTGGTGCTCAACTGCACCGTTCTGTGGAATACGTTCTACACCAACCACGCCCTGGAACAGCTACGCGCCCAAGGCTATCCGGTGCGCGATGACGACGCGCAGCGGCTGTCGGCGTTCATCCGCACCCATATAGGCATCGACGGCCACTACGCCTTCCACCTGCCCGACCTCGGCGGCAGCCACCGGAAGTTACGTGATCCCGCCGCCCGCGACGACGAGTGA
- a CDS encoding ABC transporter ATP-binding protein/permease, which translates to MDLALRPGEVVGLVGENGSGKSTVMKILVGELAADAGSVTRSSRLGYCPQQPILYERLTCDEHIELFARAYRMTRAAERRSRRELYAALGFERYAGTRADRLSGSTLAKLNLTLALLADPEVLLLDEPSAGFDWDTYLKFWELVARPARGGPDGPDHQPFRHRQPSLRPYRRVARGAGGAAMTATVAVPERRRALALFVRCFMADYFCNPANLIVLVIVPAVFVLVAAGTITQAMELLGRVLGPAAKVETATAGWAAGFLSSIAMYFQIRSARATDRRLVLAGLSPTRLVAARAATGFALAVLVSTVSLLALTARTGIDAPARVIAAILMFAVIYLAIGAVIGVLVPNPVNGAVVILFVWIIDVFIGQVGETAERITRWFPTHFVARWMVDLPTHHGGRIGDLGAALVWVLAATVIAGAVLVSSSRVSATTARAAGQLRTGLRLGLVDLRRNPVLAVLLVAVPIVFVLLAKVTTPARSMMLTLCENAEPVTPSFWFPDVHAGTMTPMAITALSTLAGLFIVVDSARGDRRLRLAGYRPSALLAALLGVIAVAATVVTAAALAITATVFDAAQWPGYAAANLLLAATRSEPKVCRSASATSRQTWRVSSSRFASRHGSAVGRMSSRLRMSGPPNGIGSLTPVGSGCVCGTSR; encoded by the coding sequence GTGGATTTGGCGCTTCGGCCCGGTGAGGTGGTCGGGCTGGTCGGTGAGAACGGCTCGGGCAAGTCGACGGTGATGAAAATCCTCGTCGGCGAACTGGCCGCCGACGCCGGTAGCGTGACCCGGTCCAGCCGACTGGGCTACTGCCCGCAGCAGCCGATCCTCTACGAGCGTTTGACCTGTGATGAGCACATCGAACTGTTCGCCCGCGCCTACCGGATGACCCGAGCGGCCGAACGACGGTCACGGCGAGAGTTGTACGCCGCATTGGGATTCGAACGCTACGCCGGGACCCGCGCGGATCGCCTGTCCGGCAGTACCCTGGCGAAACTGAACCTTACGCTCGCGCTGCTGGCCGACCCTGAAGTGCTGCTGCTCGATGAGCCCTCAGCCGGGTTCGACTGGGACACCTACCTCAAATTCTGGGAACTGGTGGCCCGCCCGGCGCGCGGCGGGCCGGACGGTCCTGATCATCAGCCATTTCGTCACCGACAACCATCGCTTCGACCGTATCGTCGAGTTGCGCGAGGGGCGGGCGGTGCCGCGATGACAGCTACCGTGGCTGTCCCTGAGCGCCGGCGCGCACTCGCACTGTTCGTCCGGTGTTTTATGGCCGACTATTTCTGTAATCCGGCCAACCTGATCGTGCTGGTGATCGTGCCCGCGGTGTTCGTGCTGGTCGCGGCCGGAACCATTACGCAGGCAATGGAATTGCTCGGCCGGGTCCTCGGGCCCGCCGCCAAGGTGGAGACCGCGACCGCCGGTTGGGCGGCCGGGTTCCTGTCCAGTATCGCCATGTACTTCCAGATCCGTTCGGCCCGTGCGACCGATCGACGACTGGTATTGGCTGGGCTGTCCCCGACCAGGCTCGTAGCCGCGCGGGCGGCAACCGGATTCGCGCTGGCCGTGCTGGTGTCGACGGTGTCGCTGCTCGCGCTGACCGCACGCACCGGAATCGACGCACCCGCGCGGGTGATCGCCGCGATATTGATGTTCGCGGTGATCTATCTGGCGATCGGGGCGGTGATCGGCGTGCTGGTCCCGAACCCGGTCAACGGTGCCGTGGTGATCCTGTTCGTCTGGATCATCGACGTGTTCATCGGCCAGGTCGGCGAGACCGCGGAACGGATAACTCGTTGGTTCCCTACACATTTCGTTGCCCGATGGATGGTCGATCTGCCCACCCACCACGGCGGCCGGATCGGTGATCTCGGCGCGGCCCTGGTGTGGGTGCTGGCCGCCACGGTCATCGCGGGCGCGGTATTGGTATCGAGTTCGCGGGTGTCGGCCACGACGGCGCGCGCTGCGGGTCAGTTGCGTACCGGTCTGCGTCTGGGGTTGGTCGACCTGCGCCGTAACCCCGTGCTCGCGGTGCTGCTGGTCGCGGTCCCGATCGTGTTCGTGCTCCTGGCCAAGGTCACCACCCCGGCCCGGTCGATGATGTTGACCTTGTGTGAGAACGCAGAACCGGTCACCCCGTCGTTCTGGTTTCCGGACGTGCATGCCGGGACCATGACACCGATGGCGATCACTGCCCTGTCCACCTTGGCCGGACTGTTCATCGTCGTCGACTCCGCGCGCGGCGACCGCAGACTGCGGCTGGCCGGATACCGCCCCAGCGCGCTGCTCGCCGCCCTGCTCGGTGTCATCGCCGTCGCCGCCACCGTGGTGACCGCTGCGGCTCTGGCCATCACAGCTACGGTGTTCGACGCCGCGCAGTGGCCCGGCTATGCCGCCGCCAACCTGCTCCTGGCCGCCACGCGATCCGAGCCAAAGGTTTGTCGAAGCGCTTCGGCGACTTCGAGGCAGACCTGGCGAGTCTCGTCCAGCCGGTTCGCCAGTCGCCACGGCAGTGCGGTGGGCCGCATGTCCAGCAGGCTTCGAATGTCGGGGCCGCCCAACGGAATTGGGTCACTCACCCCGGTTGGTAGCGGCTGCGTTTGCGGAACGAGTCGATGA
- a CDS encoding heavy metal translocating P-type ATPase: MDEDTGRSTAVLDVSGMGWASQQNVVTAVLGRRPGVVEVAANPVSQTATVVFDPARTSLAELTGWVRDCGFHCAGQSVPAHICDPMTEPDPPASDGYPTATAVSDAYPRHAPPAEGEQLRSPHDAMGHGGGEGMSMASMVADMRNRFLVAVLFSIPIVLWSPMGSQMFGRDLPVPFGMRQDIWALVLSLPVIFYSCTIFFDGALRALRARTLDMMVLVAVAIGGGWGYSLVITVTGGGEVFYEAATVLASFVLLGHWFEMRARGGANDAIHTLLDLAPPKAVVLREGEPVEIPTAEVVVGDLLLVRPGAKVAVDGVVEDGDSEVDESMVTGESLPVHKAIGSAVIGATINANGTLRVRATKVGADTALAQIVKLVQEAQNSKAPGQKLADRAAFWLVFVALIGGGLTLAVWLLFSDRPFSAAILFAITVVVVTCPDALGLATPTAIMVGTGLGAKRGVLFKNALALETSARIEVVVMDKTGTLTKGVPAVTDVVIGGNGPTEDEVLRLVAAVERESEHPLAEAIVRHAREHGAAEVAATRFENVPGHGAVAEVDGRRVVVGNRRLLDREGIDLGTLAQARDTLAATGHTAVLVAVDGVAAAVIGIADAPRETSVAAVAALQDLDVEVVMLTGDNQATAARIARGMGIDTVIAEVLPGDKAAEIAELQASGRKVAMVGDGVNDAPALAQADLGIAIGAGTDVAIETADIVLMRSDPLDVPTALRIGRGTLRKMRQNLGWAVGYNTIALPIAAGVFEPAFGLLLRPEIAALSMSGSSLIVAVNALALKRLRLPATPPAPAHSGVSAESGSVVTA; this comes from the coding sequence ATGGATGAGGACACCGGGCGTAGTACCGCCGTGCTGGACGTCAGCGGGATGGGTTGGGCGAGCCAGCAGAACGTCGTAACCGCCGTCCTGGGTAGGCGTCCTGGCGTGGTGGAGGTGGCAGCGAATCCGGTATCGCAAACAGCGACAGTGGTCTTCGACCCGGCCCGCACCTCGCTGGCGGAGTTGACCGGCTGGGTCCGCGACTGCGGATTCCATTGCGCGGGCCAATCGGTGCCCGCCCACATTTGCGACCCGATGACCGAGCCCGATCCACCCGCCTCCGACGGATACCCGACAGCCACCGCGGTGAGCGACGCGTACCCGAGGCATGCGCCGCCTGCCGAAGGTGAGCAGTTGCGCTCCCCGCACGATGCGATGGGCCACGGCGGGGGTGAGGGCATGTCGATGGCGTCGATGGTCGCGGACATGCGTAACCGGTTCCTGGTTGCGGTGCTGTTCTCGATCCCGATCGTGTTGTGGTCGCCGATGGGATCACAAATGTTCGGCCGCGACCTTCCCGTGCCATTCGGTATGCGCCAAGACATTTGGGCCTTGGTGTTGAGCCTGCCGGTGATCTTCTATTCGTGCACCATCTTCTTCGACGGCGCCCTTCGCGCACTGCGTGCCCGCACCCTGGACATGATGGTGTTGGTCGCCGTCGCGATCGGCGGCGGGTGGGGGTACTCCCTGGTCATCACGGTCACCGGCGGCGGGGAGGTGTTCTATGAGGCCGCAACGGTTTTGGCGTCGTTCGTGCTGTTGGGGCACTGGTTCGAGATGCGCGCCCGCGGCGGCGCCAACGACGCCATCCACACCCTGCTCGACCTCGCCCCACCCAAAGCCGTTGTCCTGCGTGAGGGTGAGCCGGTGGAGATCCCGACCGCCGAGGTGGTGGTGGGGGATCTGCTGCTGGTGCGTCCCGGTGCGAAGGTCGCCGTCGACGGGGTCGTCGAGGACGGTGACAGCGAGGTCGACGAATCGATGGTCACCGGCGAAAGCCTGCCGGTACACAAAGCCATCGGCTCAGCGGTGATCGGTGCGACGATCAACGCCAACGGCACCTTGCGGGTGCGGGCCACCAAGGTCGGCGCGGATACCGCTCTGGCACAGATCGTCAAACTCGTTCAGGAAGCACAGAATTCGAAGGCTCCGGGTCAGAAGCTGGCCGACCGGGCCGCGTTCTGGCTGGTGTTCGTCGCCCTGATCGGCGGCGGGCTGACCCTCGCGGTGTGGCTGCTGTTCTCCGATCGTCCGTTCAGCGCCGCGATCCTGTTCGCCATCACCGTCGTCGTCGTCACCTGCCCCGACGCGCTGGGGTTGGCCACCCCGACCGCGATCATGGTCGGCACCGGACTGGGCGCCAAACGTGGCGTGCTGTTCAAAAACGCGCTTGCCCTGGAGACCTCGGCGCGCATCGAGGTGGTGGTGATGGACAAGACCGGCACCCTGACCAAGGGGGTACCGGCGGTTACCGATGTGGTGATCGGCGGTAACGGGCCCACCGAAGACGAGGTTTTGCGGCTGGTAGCTGCGGTCGAACGGGAGTCCGAGCACCCTTTGGCCGAGGCGATCGTGCGCCACGCGCGCGAACACGGCGCTGCTGAGGTCGCGGCGACACGGTTCGAGAACGTGCCCGGCCACGGCGCGGTCGCCGAGGTCGACGGGCGCCGCGTGGTGGTCGGAAACCGGCGACTACTCGACCGCGAAGGCATCGACCTGGGGACGTTGGCGCAGGCGCGCGACACCCTCGCCGCCACCGGGCACACCGCGGTGCTGGTCGCCGTCGACGGGGTCGCGGCGGCGGTGATCGGCATCGCCGACGCCCCGCGCGAAACCTCGGTGGCCGCGGTGGCGGCGTTGCAGGATTTGGACGTGGAAGTCGTCATGCTCACCGGCGACAACCAGGCCACCGCGGCACGGATCGCCCGTGGCATGGGGATCGACACGGTAATCGCCGAAGTGCTGCCCGGTGACAAGGCCGCCGAGATCGCAGAGCTACAGGCCAGTGGACGCAAGGTCGCGATGGTCGGCGACGGCGTCAACGATGCCCCCGCGCTCGCACAAGCCGACCTCGGCATCGCGATCGGTGCGGGCACCGACGTCGCCATCGAAACCGCCGATATCGTCTTGATGCGCTCGGACCCGCTCGACGTGCCTACAGCCCTGCGGATCGGGCGCGGCACGCTGCGCAAAATGCGCCAAAACCTGGGCTGGGCAGTCGGTTACAACACCATCGCCCTACCGATCGCCGCCGGTGTGTTCGAGCCCGCGTTCGGTCTGCTCCTGCGCCCCGAGATCGCCGCCCTGTCGATGTCGGGATCGAGCCTCATCGTCGCCGTCAACGCGTTGGCCCTCAAACGACTGCGACTGCCGGCCACACCGCCAGCGCCCGCCCACAGCGGCGTTTCCGCAGAGTCGGGCAGCGTTGTGACGGCATGA
- a CDS encoding hydroxyacid dehydrogenase: protein MRVAIFEAEQWEHRACLRLEPDHQVHCSAQTLNVRNAADYADAEVLSPFVYSTLSAEVLAQFPMLQLIATRSTGFDHIDLEYCALHGITVCNVPDYGDATVAEHVFALLLGLARHIVDATERTRQGVFSHSDLRGFELSGKVLAVIGTGRIGLRVIQIARGFGMRIIASDRQPDAAAAQRLGFRYASLDETLAAADIVTLHVPATPETAHLMSDREFALMKPGAVLINTARGTVVSVPALLRALDSGRLRAAGLDVLPDEHAIREEAEIFRELGPEGYDMAALIADHILLRFPNVLVTPHIAYNTDEAVHRIVEHTVQNIEAYARHDARNVVRAPTQSRSASESPPAPENRCGTTIDGLRADRQ, encoded by the coding sequence ATGAGGGTTGCGATCTTCGAGGCCGAACAGTGGGAGCATCGGGCGTGTCTGCGATTGGAGCCCGACCACCAGGTTCACTGTTCGGCTCAGACGCTCAACGTGCGCAACGCGGCCGACTACGCCGACGCCGAGGTGCTCAGCCCCTTCGTCTATTCGACCTTGAGCGCCGAAGTTTTGGCCCAGTTCCCGATGTTGCAGCTGATAGCCACGCGCTCGACGGGGTTCGACCACATTGATCTCGAATATTGCGCATTGCACGGCATCACCGTCTGCAACGTGCCGGACTATGGCGATGCCACCGTGGCCGAGCATGTCTTCGCCCTGCTGCTCGGCCTGGCCAGACACATCGTGGACGCAACCGAGAGAACGCGACAAGGGGTCTTCTCGCACTCCGACCTGCGAGGATTCGAACTGAGCGGAAAAGTCCTCGCCGTGATCGGAACCGGACGGATCGGGCTGCGCGTCATCCAGATCGCCCGTGGCTTCGGGATGCGGATCATCGCATCGGACCGCCAACCGGACGCGGCGGCGGCGCAACGGCTCGGATTCCGCTATGCCTCCCTCGACGAGACGCTCGCGGCCGCCGACATTGTCACCCTGCACGTTCCCGCCACCCCCGAAACCGCTCATCTCATGTCCGACCGCGAGTTCGCGTTGATGAAGCCCGGCGCCGTCCTCATCAACACCGCGCGTGGCACCGTCGTCAGCGTGCCCGCGCTCCTCCGCGCACTCGACAGCGGAAGGTTGAGGGCCGCCGGTTTGGATGTGCTTCCCGACGAGCATGCCATTCGCGAAGAGGCGGAGATCTTCCGGGAACTCGGACCCGAGGGCTACGACATGGCGGCGCTGATTGCCGACCACATCCTGCTGCGCTTTCCCAATGTGCTTGTCACGCCACACATTGCCTACAACACCGACGAGGCGGTACATCGGATCGTCGAGCACACTGTGCAGAACATCGAGGCGTACGCCCGCCATGACGCACGCAATGTCGTGCGGGCACCGACCCAGTCGAGGAGCGCGAGTGAATCCCCGCCTGCACCCGAAAATCGCTGCGGCACAACTATTGACGGCCTTCGAGCGGATCGCCAGTGA
- a CDS encoding tyrosine-type recombinase/integrase, protein MGAVRTLPTVAAGVRLADGVKMYLDTIPVDNTRRGYGAALDRLVRDFGADTDVALLDPDRVSGWFVFVWGAKSPKTFNLRLTALASACAWWRKQDWLTGDPLVRLQARPAPPDNSRAMTHDEVAGLLDSDAPLRERTWWTMLYETAARAEEILMLDVEDLDTVNRCATVVRKGGARDVIYWQTGTARLLPRLIAGRKRGPLFLTDRKAKPSVALEDIDPTTRRARLSYRRAATLFEEHTTVMKRGPFTLHQLRHSKLTHAAETGASTPMLMALSGHSSVRSLAKYTRVSAEALGRWQAETDPASRRRR, encoded by the coding sequence TTGGGCGCGGTACGGACGCTGCCGACAGTGGCGGCCGGGGTGCGGTTGGCGGATGGGGTGAAGATGTATCTGGACACGATCCCCGTCGACAACACCCGCCGAGGCTACGGGGCGGCGTTGGACCGGCTCGTACGCGATTTCGGCGCGGACACCGATGTGGCGCTGCTGGACCCGGACCGGGTGTCGGGCTGGTTCGTGTTCGTGTGGGGTGCGAAGTCGCCGAAGACGTTCAACCTCCGGTTGACCGCGTTGGCGTCGGCGTGCGCTTGGTGGCGCAAGCAGGACTGGCTCACCGGAGATCCGTTGGTGCGGTTGCAGGCGCGTCCGGCCCCGCCGGACAACAGCCGGGCCATGACCCACGACGAGGTCGCCGGGCTGCTCGATTCGGACGCGCCGCTGCGGGAGCGCACGTGGTGGACGATGCTCTACGAGACCGCGGCCAGGGCCGAAGAGATCCTGATGCTCGACGTCGAAGATCTCGACACCGTGAACCGTTGCGCGACCGTGGTTCGCAAGGGCGGCGCCCGCGACGTCATCTATTGGCAGACCGGCACCGCGCGGCTGCTGCCCCGCCTGATCGCCGGCCGCAAGCGCGGGCCGTTGTTTCTCACCGACCGCAAAGCGAAACCGTCTGTGGCGCTGGAGGACATCGACCCGACCACGCGGCGGGCCCGGTTGTCGTACCGGCGTGCGGCGACGCTGTTCGAGGAACACACAACGGTGATGAAGCGCGGCCCGTTCACGCTGCACCAACTCAGACACAGCAAGCTCACCCACGCCGCCGAGACCGGCGCGTCCACGCCGATGCTGATGGCGCTGTCCGGGCACTCCTCGGTGCGTAGCCTCGCGAAATACACCAGGGTGTCGGCCGAGGCGCTGGGGCGGTGGCAGGCCGAGACCGACCCGGCCTCCAGGCGTCGGCGGTAG
- a CDS encoding DUF222 domain-containing protein yields MFDIDDLSAVNFSAISDEGLIDALRTAHGAAAAAQATEVFAVRELYRRRRADSADPGPDGVRGGEFAATEAAVALQVDEATIAALIDIGMALEDALPRTRVAFAAGRIDLAKVRVIVDNTRAVAREVVADLEPRLLEAAGRTNALRLRQAARRWAARLDPGGTRRRRGG; encoded by the coding sequence ATGTTCGATATCGATGATCTCTCGGCGGTGAACTTCAGTGCCATTAGTGACGAGGGGCTTATCGACGCCCTTCGGACGGCGCACGGAGCGGCTGCGGCCGCGCAGGCGACGGAGGTGTTCGCTGTGCGGGAGCTGTATCGGCGGCGGCGTGCGGACAGTGCGGATCCGGGGCCGGATGGGGTGCGGGGCGGGGAGTTCGCGGCGACGGAGGCGGCGGTGGCGCTGCAGGTCGACGAGGCCACCATTGCGGCGCTGATCGATATCGGGATGGCGCTGGAGGACGCGCTACCGCGCACGCGGGTGGCGTTCGCGGCGGGGCGGATCGATCTGGCGAAGGTGCGGGTGATCGTCGACAACACGCGCGCGGTGGCGCGGGAGGTGGTGGCGGATTTGGAGCCGCGATTGCTGGAGGCGGCGGGGCGGACCAATGCGCTACGGCTGCGGCAGGCGGCACGGCGCTGGGCCGCTCGGCTCGATCCCGGTGGCACGCGGCGGCGGCGAGGGGGTTGA